In the Pongo abelii isolate AG06213 chromosome 18, NHGRI_mPonAbe1-v2.0_pri, whole genome shotgun sequence genome, gtggtgggtcacgcctgtaattccagcactttgtgaggtcgaggcaggaggatcacaaggtcaagagttcaagatccacttgaccaacatggtgaaaccccgtctctactaaaaagaatacaaaaattagccgggtgtggtggcacacgcctataatcccggctactcaggaggctgaggcagaagaatctcttgaactggggaggcggaggttgcagtgagctgagatcatgccactgcactccagccagggtgacagagcaagactgtctcaaaaaaaaaggatgtgaTGAGCCTGGCAGAAGCAAGGAGGCCCTTCCAGAAGAACAGGAACATGGCTGGGAGGGCACCTGAGCCCCGCTTCCTGGCTTTCCTTGCCAGTCAGTGGgaactttttttctgtagagatggttttgctgtgttgcccaggctggagtgcagcaccAGGATCATcagggctcattgcagcctccaattTGCATAAACAATCCTCCCTGctgagcctcctaagtaactgggaacAGTCTATGCCACCATaccaggtttttaattttttttttgtagagatgggatgtcATCTCTACAGCAATgagcaatgttgcccaggctggtctccatctctcgccttcaagggatccttcccacctcagcctcaaactgggatgacaggtgtgaaccattgagCCCGGCCTCACCTTGACCTTCTGATCCAACAGAGTCTGGGGGAGCAGGGCCAGGGGCAGGTGTGACTTGATGAGCCGTGGGGGAGGTGTGTCTTTCAGAGTCTCCAGCCCTGAGTAGTGGGTCAGGGAAGGTCTGGTGAGCAGAAGCCCCAGCCCTGTCTTCCTCTACTCCCCTTACCCCCAGGACCCAGCCGTGCACCTGAGGGATCCCCTGGATCATTGACCTCAAGGAAGGGCACCCGTATGTAGATGGGAGCCCGGTTACACTTCTCTAGGTCGCCGCCCTGGTAGATCATGTCCAGTATCTGGCTCACCCAGGTGGTgcctggagagggagggagatgggaggTGAGCAGGCTGAGGGCACGACCTCCTGACCAAGGTGGGGACTGCCACCTGGGAGAGGGTGGGTGGCCCTCTTCACCTACCGGACTTGGGGTAGGTGTTGATGAGCAGGTCATCAGGCTGGGCTTGGAAGCTCTGCAGGGGCCCCAGTGCCTCTGCAAAGTACTTGATGAGCGGGACCCCCTTCACATACTCCAGTGGTGGGCGGGAGGTGTCCTGGATCAGCTCCATGTTTCTGCGTCAGGGGCCAGAGCCAGGGCCATTCCCTTAACACTATCACAACAACACCGTGTGCggaattctcttttttgagatggagtctcactgtcacccaagctggagtgcagtgtggcacaatctcagctcactgcaaactccgcctcttgggttcaagcaatcctccggcctcggcctcccaagtagctgggattacaagcatgtacaaccatgctcagctaatttttttttttttttagtggagatggggttcaccatgttggccaggctagtctcgaactcctggcctcaagtgatttgtctacctcagcctcccaaagtgctgggattacaggtgtgagccagcacccAGCTGCCCCTTTGCAGAGTTTTTGCTTTCAGGGAAGTCACTGAGGCCTAGGGAGGCTGAGTGATTTGCCCGCGCTCACAAAGCCAGTcagtggcagggctggggctgaaACCAGGTCGTTCCCCAGCCTGGCCGCACCTTTCAGTCACCTGCAGAGCTGTTCAAAATCCCAGGGCCTGGGGCATAGTGCAGACCAGTGAAAGCACCCTTGCTGCATGGGGCCCAGATATCAGGGTGTGTGAAGGTCTCCAGGAGAGTCCAGCTGCGCTGAGGAAGCTCTAGGGCCTGCCTGTGCCGTCTCCCTGCCAGTCAGTGCCCTCTGTCTCACCATTTCCTGCTGTGACCCCCCAGCCTCCACCCAGTGCGCTCCTCTCTCCGATGCTTCCCTCCTTGAGCCCCCCTCATGCCCCTCACATGTGGAAACCTCCCAGGCCGGCCAGGTCTGTGATCCACTTGCCTGGCCACAGTCCATCTGGGCTCCAGAACAAACACAGCCCATTGAGCAACTAAGCTGGTACTAGGGGCTAGAGCCTGGTGTGGGAATGAAAACTCTGATGACTCATCAAAAGGAGGGGCCCAGGCAGGGtgactcccacctgtaatcccagagcctTGGGAGGCCAACGggaaaggatcccttgagctctggagtttgagaccaacctggacaacaaagcaagacctctcctctacaaaaaatatttttcaaaattagccgggtgtggtggcttgctcttgtaaccccagctactcaggaggctgaggtggcaggattgcctcagcctaggaatttgaggctgcagtgggccaggatcccactacactccagcctgggtgacagagcaacaccctgtctcaaaaatacacaaaggaaaagaaggaacgCAGGGGGATTCCGGCCAGGCTGGGTTGTCTAATTGAAATGGAATATCCACGGGAAAGGGCAGGGATGGCAGAGGCCTCGGCTTCTGGAATGTTGGAGCCACAAGCTGAGCAGGGCGAGAGCGCCCTGGGCCATTCCAGTGTGTCACTCACCTGAGCTCTCAGGAACTTGACCTGTTCTCTCCTTGCCTGCAGGGGCTGAGTATGGGTGCGGTGTAGGGAGTGTAGGGCTGCTCTCTGCCCTGAGGGTTTTGAAGGTCCAATGTGGGAGGGATCTAAAGTTAGGGCTGGGAACTCCAGGAAGGAAGGGGTGGGGTTGAGAGTGGGGAAGCTTCTCCATTACCCTCCTTACCACCACAGCTCCAGCCAAGCTTGGAGTGATCTACAAACCCAAGATGTGAGTTTAGTGTGTAGAAAACACATGAATGAAAGGCAAAAGGGGCCAACAtcagtatttgtgttttttttttgagctgtcACTAGGCTCCTGACCTTCCCTCTGAACTCCACCCTGCAGGGCAGGCCAACAGAcaagcttgcttgcttgctttctttctattttatatgagatggagactcgcactctcacccaggctgcagtgcagtagcacgatctcggctcactgtaacttccccctcctgggttcaagcgattcttctgcctcagcctcccgagtagctgggattacaggtgcacaccaccacatccggttaatttttgtatttttagtagagacggggttctgccatgttggccaggctggtctcaaactcctgagctcagatgatccgcccgcctcggcctcccaaagtgctgaggttacaggcatgagccaccatgcctggccgacaaGCTTTCTCTAATTGACCCAGGCAAGGGAGGTGagtgagtggaggggaaaggtgGGATAGGCAGGCCTGGGAAAAGTCACCTACCTGCTGGCTACAGGCCGGTCTTGAAGGCAGCAGGGGTTCTGGCCCAGTGCAGTCCACAGGCCCCCAGCAGCCCAGGCATTCCAGGCTCTGACCACAAGGCCAGTCTGGAGTGATGTGTGTGGGCAGAGTGAAGGGGCAGAAGTGGAGCAGAGCATGGATGCATAGAACAAGAaagaggctgagtgtggtggcttacgcctgtaatcccagtactttgggaggtctatGCAGCAGGATCACCTgcggtcaagagttcgagaccaggctggccaacatgatgaaaccccgtccgtgtctattaaaaatacaaaaattagctgggcatgatggcgggcacctgtaatcctagctactcgggaggctgaggcaagagaatcgcttgaacccaggaggcggaggtttcagtgagccaagatcacaccactgcactccagcctgggcaacagagtgagactctgtctcaaaaaaaaaaaaaggaaagaaagaaagaacagaaagaataagaaaggaCAAGGACACTGGAGTCCCATTGCCCTGGGAGCCAGCCCCAGCTTCATGGCTCCCGGGGGACCTCACAGAGCATCAATAGAAGATTCTAGAAGAACAACAACCCTGGCAGGTGCTTTTCTTTCCCTGGGTTTGAAGGAGGCTCCGCAGACAAGAGACTAGAGGAGATTGAGACTTGGAAGCCACAGGGCCCCGTGGAAGGAGGGCATCCCCCCATCCTTCTTGGTCTTTGTCctatttgcattcaattccaaggTAAGTCTCCCAGGGTTCCAAGAATTGCATGAGCTCAGAGGCAAGTAGGGGAAAGCTGAGGCATGGGGTTTCCAGGCAGAGTAGAAGCTGTTCACATGCTAGGGCCAGGggcccctcctgcctcctctgtGCCCCTGAGGAAACCCTGTGACTGGCAGGACCTTAGGCTACTAGCTCCGCTCCTGTCCTCGGCATCCACCATAAGGCATCCTTGACTCAGACTTTTTATTGTACTCAAGTAAAAACGTGCTGGACCCGCGGCAGGTGGCACAGAAAAGAGGTAGGAGGGGGTAGGGACACTGAGGATCAGGTCTCCAGCAGGTCTGTCCAGTGTGCCTGCAGAGGCAAGAAGTGTGGTCACAGGCAGCCTAGGGCAGGGAGTGGAGTAGGGAGCCCGCCACCAAAGCCCACTCACCTCTTCGAATTCTGAGTCTTCTACTTCTTTCTCAGTGTCCATCTGGCACAGCCAGATCAGGTCTCCCCAAAGCAGTGACTTCTCACAGCTACCAAGGAGAGGGGCAGGTAGGAGATACAGAGTCAGATGCCACAAGCCCCCTCCAGTATTGGCCCTGGATGCTGAGATAAGGACTCAGCTGCCTGGGCCTGGATTGCACAACTGGGCACCCTCTTCCCAGAAGTGGACCAGGCTGGGGCCAGGGGACTGCACTCACCAAGGGCATTGGCCCTCTAGGGGCAGAAGCTGCCCTGGTTCTTCCTGAAGAAACTCCTCTGCCAGGCAGATCACGTGGGCCCTTAGCAGGCAGCCAGGGTGGGGACAACACAAGGGCCCCTCTTCATTCTGTCCCAGGCAGCAGGCAGGTAAGAGACAAGCAGGGAGAGGGAGCTGGCTGCAAGCCCCTCTGTGCagcaggcactgttctgggcatTACAAGCTCCATCCCGTGAGGCCAGGGTGACTGTTATTTGCatcttacaaatgaagaaactgaggtggaCAGTTAAAATCCTTGCCCCTGGGACTAAGCTGGTGAACGTCCTGTGAACATCAGCAGTGATTGATTGAGTCACAGCCTCACCACTGCAGCCAGACCTGAACTTCCTCACAGCTCAGCAACACCCAGCAGGTCACTGAATTTCCACAGGGCAAGTCCTCTACTCACTCACAATTACCGGGAGCTCAGTAGAAGGCACCCACCatccattattttattaaatatttaggccgggcacggtggctcatgcctgtaatcccagcattttgggaggcttaggtgggcaggatcacctgaggtcaggagtttgagaccagcctgactaacatggtgaaaccccatctctactaaaaatacaaaaattagccaggcgcggtggcaggcgcctgtaatcccagctactctggaggctgaggaaggagaattgcttgaaaccaggaggcagaagttgcagtgagccgagatagcaccactacactccagcctgagagacagaataagactccgtctcaaaaaaaataaatacataaacaaaaagaaaatttccgGGCCATCGGCTCTGTGCAGGACCTTGTTCTATAGCAGTGATAAGTGCTGCCCTCTGAGAGTGCAGTATGGCAGCTGGGGTGGGAGAGACTAATGAGATCAAGAAAACACGTAGCATGCCAGACAATATTAAGTGTTAAGGGAAAGGGGGTGGCAGAAAAGTGCACAAGAATGAGCTGCAATTCATTACAtcgttttagagacagggtcatgtccaggcatggtggctcacgcctataatcccagcattctgggaggccgaggcgggcagatcacttgaggtcaggagtttgagaccagactgcccaacatggcgaaaccccatctctactaaaaacacaaaaatttggcaggtgtggtggcacacttgggaggttgagataggagaatcgcttgaacccaggaggcagaggttccagtgagctgagatcactgcactccagcctgggcaacagagcaagactctgtctaaaaaaaaaaaaaaaaaaaaaaaaaaagggccgggggcggtggctcatacctgtaatcccagcactttgggaggctgaggcgggcggatcacgaggctaggagatcgagatcatcctggctaacacggtgaaaccccgtctctaccaaaaatacaaaaaattaaccaggtgtggtggcgggcgcctgtagtcccagcaactcgggaggctgaggcaagagaatggcgtgaacccaggaggcggagcttgcagtgagccgagatcgcgccactgcactcaagcctgggcgacagagctagactccttctcaaaaaaaaaagaggtagacagggtcatgctctgtcgaccacactggagtgcagcggagtaCAGATGGCCTAGGGAAGAACCTTTTCGTCAAAGGGCAAATGGTGAAGGCCCTGAGCAGGTCCTGCTTTGCTCAGGAATGGCCGTAAGTACTATAGCATCAGCATCTTAGAGATGGGGATAGGGTGACCAAAGCGTGTCAGTGGGTTTCCCTCAAGAAAGAGCTGGATCCGAAGTCGTCTGGACTCTAGAGCCGTCCGTGCCTGGGGGGGACCTCACCTGGATGGTCTGGGCGCACAGGGAGCAGCAGGCCCCTGGATCCCCCTGGTCTGGCTCAGGCTCCGCGTCATCAAAGGGACCTGCGTGGCGCCTTGGGGCCGGAGCCTGGGGCGGTGGAGGCCCGAAGGCCAGGGGCAcgtgcggcggcggcgggaggcagaggtcctGGCGGAGGTCTGGGCGCACCCAGCGCAGCGTGAGCGGGAGGCGCGCCCAGGGCGGTGAGCGCAGCATGTGCGCCAGCACGCGCAGGTGGAACGCGAAGGCGGTCTCTCCTCGCAGGCGAGGCCCCACGTGCGCCAGGCGGCGCGAGGCGTGCGGGTGCTGCCAAGCCCACTCAAACTGCGGGCGGCGTACAGGGGCGTCAGGGTGGCTCGGAGCGAGGGGCAGAACCCAAGCCCTCGCCCGGCCGCCGCTGCCCGGTCTCCTTCCTTACCCGAAGGGCGGCCACAGAGGACGGGAAGCCGTGCACGACAAGCACCATCTCCctggggaggagaaaggggaTGTCCCTGTCGAAGCCCAGAGCCTCAGCCGCGAGTCCCCTCCAATCCCACCCGACAGCGGGGTCCTCATTCCCGGCTTCAGCCGAGAGGTGCAGccccctgcacctggccacctCAGGCCCTGCCTCCAGCCCAGGTACCCACCTGTCCCACCTCCTCTCCCTCCAGCACTCCACCCGACCCCAGCGTGCCCATCAAGACCCCTACGCTGGAACCCAGCCTGGATCATCACCCCCGCCCCAGCTAGCTCCTTCCCTGAGTTCCGCCGCGGAGATGCCCCGGGCACCGCCTCCCCGTCACGCTCCTCCCCTGCGACATGCCCCGTCCCTGCCACAGACGCCCCGCCCCTGTCACAGTCCTGGCCGGTCCTTCTCATCGGGCCTGTGCCCCGCGGGGTCCGCCTCCTCCGGGAAGCCTTCCTCCCGGCACAGAAGTCCTCCCCCTCTCACCAGGGCCCTCGCCCGCTGGTCCGCCAGGCCCCGCCTTTTTTGCGGCCCCCATTGTGCTGCTGGACCCGACGACCAGGGTTGACAGTGAACCCCACGTAGACGCGGCCCCGGTACCGGGGGTTCAGGCAGTAGAGCAGATAGACGCCGAAGAAGCGCCCTGGCCTCGCCGCGACCCCCGCGGGACCCATCGGGCCTTGGGGTTCGGGAACCACAGCAGGGGGTTGATTGCCGTGACCTAGGGTCCAGGGGAGGGCTGGATTGCTAGGGCTGCAGGGTGCTTGCTTCGGAACAAGCTCTCGGGGACTATCCGGAGGGAGCCTGGAGGCCGCGGTGGCGCGGGTACGTGCCCCTTTCGTGTCTGGAGACGGGTGTAGAAGTCCGACCGCCGAAGCCAGACTGCTGTTGCGTCGGCGAGCGCATACCATTCAGCATCGGCTCCGCCCGAGTCCCACCTTCCTCAGGCTCTGATTGGCTGACAGATGGCAAGCGCGAAAAGCCTGGACCGTTGGAAAGCCCGGCTGCCTGAGGGCGGAAGTACTGCGTTGACGTACGCCTTAGTAAGGGCGGAAGTGAGTTTTCCAGCGGAAGTGGCTCCTGTAAGGCAGCAAGGTAGCGCGGCAGCCGTCCGAGGGGGTTGTGTCCCGGTTGGGCTGCCGTCCCAGCTGGACTACCGCCATGGAACTCAGCGCCGAATACCTCCGGGAGAAGCTGCAGCGGGACCTGGAGGCGGAGCATGTGGTGAGTTGAGCTGCCGGACGAGGGGAAAAGAGCTCAGGGGGCGGGTTCGGCACCATTCATATTCTTCCGCTCGGTAGGAGGTGGAGGACACGACCCTCAACCGTTGCGCCTGTAGCTTCCGAGTCCTGGTGGTGTCGGCCAAGTTCGAGGGGAAACCGCTGCTTCAGAGACATAGGTGAGGCCCTGGGAGCACCTTGCCTAGCGAGGTCTCAGCTCCTGTACCACAACCCCAGCCACTCCCCCTACCCCTGCAACCTAACTCCCGCACTCCCCCCGGCGTGGCTCAGGGACCTTGAGGATCCCGCCTTTGTGACCCCTGCTTCGAGTATTTCGATGTAGACCCTCTCTCCAAGTACATGTTCCCACGGCCTGGGGACTGCAACCTTGGGGACACCTACAGTCTCTTGGGTCACCCTAGCCTCGGGGTGTGCGATCACCGCCTGCCTTTTCCTAACCCCATCTCTCGCCCCAGGCTGGTGAACGCGTGCCTAGCAGAAGAGCTCCCGCACATCCATGCCTTTGAACAGAAAACCCTGACCCCAGAGCAGTGGGCACGTCAGCGACAGAAATGAGGGACTGGGAACTGCACAGCCATTAAATTATAAATCTGGACCAGCTTCTGTGTCGACGTGTGTGTGGGAGGGGTGCTGAGGCCAAGTCTAggacctggcctctccctgccctgCCTCCGTCCATTGTTTTACCTTGGACACATCTCTGTCCCCATCTAGGCCTCTATCCCTGCTTGTAAAATGAAAGTTCTACCGTAAAAGTCCCTTCCAGGGTCTACTGAGAAAGCCTTCTCTCTGTAACTCCGTGTAGACGTCTAGGAGTCTGTACTGccaccacccacccacctcccagAGAGCTCAGGGTTCCTGCTCTCTGCCAGCCTTCAAGATGCAGAGATGAGGAAGCGATCAGGGTTTTCAGGGCCATGACCAGTTGAACAAACCTCTCCCTCTTCCCGACATCACCGCAGTGTCAGAGGCACCATATACAATTCCACATATTCCCTGCAGGTTGCCCCTAGCCTTCTCAGGCCCAAGAGGTAGCGGTGCCCACGTAGGGGCTCATCAACAGCTGGAATGCTGATGTTTTCAGACCCACTGGAGAAGTTTCCAGTGGCCCCATAGCCCTGGGCTTGATGTGTCTATAGCTGCCCCCGGAGGACCATGGAGGTTTTAGGAATAGTGGGTGTGGGATGGGGATAGGGGTGAGATTAGAGTAGGAATATAAGGCTGACCTGAGTCAGAAAATTGGGGCAGGTGATGCCCCTGTATCAGCCTTCATAACAGGTTAGTAGGGTTGCTAGGaccttgtttgttttatttgttgttgtttgagatagggtcttgctctgtcgcccaggctggagtgcagtggtgccatctcagctcattgcaacctctgcctcccaggttcaaaagattcttgtgct is a window encoding:
- the SLX1A gene encoding structure-specific endonuclease subunit SLX1 gives rise to the protein MVCARRRNSSLASAVGLLHPSPDTKGARTRATAASRLPPDSPRELVPKQAPCSPSNPALPWTLGHGNQPPAVVPEPQGPMGPAGVAARPGRFFGVYLLYCLNPRYRGRVYVGFTVNPGRRVQQHNGGRKKGGAWRTSGRGPWEMVLVVHGFPSSVAALRFEWAWQHPHASRRLAHVGPRLRGETAFAFHLRVLAHMLRSPPWARLPLTLRWVRPDLRQDLCLPPPPHVPLAFGPPPPQAPAPRRHAGPFDDAEPEPDQGDPGACCSLCAQTIQNEEGPLCCPHPGCLLRAHVICLAEEFLQEEPGQLLPLEGQCPCCEKSLLWGDLIWLCQMDTEKEVEDSEFEEAHWTDLLET
- the BOLA2B gene encoding bolA-like protein 2; translated protein: MELSAEYLREKLQRDLEAEHVEVEDTTLNRCACSFRVLVVSAKFEGKPLLQRHRLVNACLAEELPHIHAFEQKTLTPEQWARQRQK